One region of Gammaproteobacteria bacterium genomic DNA includes:
- the folK gene encoding 2-amino-4-hydroxy-6-hydroxymethyldihydropteridine diphosphokinase, whose amino-acid sequence MSAHWYPAYVGLGSNLDDPMQQIRTALSSLRSASHINLQAVSSLYVSEPHGEVQQDDFVNAVAALLTTLTAEKLLEHLHKIETAQGRERIQHWGPRTLDLDLLVYADQTSDNAHLRLPHPEIANRNFVLVPLAEIAPALLIPGLGRVVNLLDKLPATKLQKI is encoded by the coding sequence ATGAGCGCACACTGGTATCCAGCCTACGTTGGGCTCGGCAGTAACTTGGATGATCCGATGCAGCAAATTCGCACGGCTTTGTCCTCTTTACGTAGTGCTTCACACATAAATTTACAGGCAGTTTCTTCACTGTATGTCAGTGAGCCGCACGGTGAGGTTCAGCAGGATGATTTTGTAAATGCGGTAGCGGCGCTATTGACCACCCTGACTGCGGAAAAATTGCTTGAACATTTGCACAAAATTGAAACAGCGCAAGGCCGTGAACGCATCCAACACTGGGGACCGAGAACATTGGATCTCGACCTGCTTGTGTATGCTGACCAGACTTCAGATAATGCACATTTGCGCTTGCCGCATCCGGAAATTGCCAATCGAAATTTTGTGCTAGTGCCATTGGCAGAGATTGCCCCCGCTTTATTGATTCCAGGTCTTGGGCGGGTTGTGAATTTGCTGGATAAGCTACCCGCTACAAAATTACAAAAAATTTAG